The following are encoded in a window of Narcine bancroftii isolate sNarBan1 chromosome 2, sNarBan1.hap1, whole genome shotgun sequence genomic DNA:
- the lamtor4 gene encoding ragulator complex protein LAMTOR4, translating to MIWTVAQAQSEDSGRKEAVAAMTTALTQGLERIPDQLGYLVISEDGVLSSAGELENDEHTAGVLMRMMQTAVKLCMNGSTDPSFKRLSVVFGEHTYMATISGQKVFVVKRHNNPHEAVEV from the exons ATGATTTGGACAGTGGCGCAGGCGCAGTCGGAGGACTCTGGGAGGAAGGAAGCGGTGGCGGCGAtg ACTACCGCTTTAACTCAAGGGCTGGAGAGGATTCCTGATCAGCTGGGCTACCTGGTCATCAGTGAAGATGGAGTGTTGTCT TCAGCAGGTGAACTGGAGAACGACGAGCACACTGCTGGTGTCCTCATGCGGATGATGCAGACCGCTGTCAAGCTTTGCATGAACGGCAGCACCGACCCCTCCTTTAAGAGACTATCGG TGGTGTTCGGAGAGCACACCTACATGGCCACCATCTCCGGGCAGAAGGTGTTCGTTGTCAAGAGGCATAACAACCCACACGAGGCAGTTGAAGTGTGA